The following are from one region of the Erwinia billingiae Eb661 genome:
- a CDS encoding amino acid ABC transporter permease encodes MFDLDVLLPDFWSIMDAVPVTLAMAVTIFIISTLLGGLLAFIEHKKIPVLRQLVVVYKITFKGIPMVVVIFLAYYGLPLALQSMSSLLGVEINAHAMPNWAIIIIALTACVAAFQAEVVKGALNSFDSGQSDAAHSLGYSNGQLFRRVLFPQIIVAAIPDLANSFMVIMKALSLAFAIEVVDIFAQAQLTAALNFYYLEAFLIAVVFYMVIAYVVTKVADKIEAALRVRT; translated from the coding sequence ATGTTTGATCTTGATGTGCTGCTGCCGGACTTCTGGAGCATTATGGATGCCGTGCCGGTCACGCTGGCGATGGCGGTGACCATCTTTATTATCTCGACGCTGCTCGGTGGCTTGCTGGCCTTCATCGAACACAAAAAGATCCCGGTGCTGCGTCAACTGGTGGTGGTGTACAAAATCACCTTCAAAGGCATCCCGATGGTAGTGGTGATCTTCCTCGCCTATTACGGTTTGCCGCTGGCACTGCAATCGATGAGTTCACTGCTTGGGGTAGAAATCAACGCGCATGCCATGCCGAACTGGGCGATCATTATCATTGCCCTGACCGCATGTGTCGCCGCGTTCCAGGCCGAAGTGGTGAAAGGTGCGCTCAACTCCTTTGACAGTGGTCAGTCCGATGCCGCGCATTCACTGGGTTACAGCAATGGCCAACTGTTCCGTCGGGTGTTGTTTCCGCAAATTATCGTTGCCGCCATCCCGGATTTGGCGAACTCGTTTATGGTGATCATGAAGGCGCTTTCTCTGGCCTTCGCGATTGAAGTGGTCGATATCTTTGCCCAGGCTCAGCTGACCGCCGCCCTGAACTTCTACTATCTTGAGGCGTTCCTGATTGCCGTGGTGTTCTATATGGTGATTGCCTATGTCGTGACGAAGGTCGCTGATAAGATTGAAGCTGCTCTGCGGGTTCGCACCTGA
- a CDS encoding CaiF/GrlA family transcriptional regulator, giving the protein MDVKDRSTKSPLRKVVAQSNHDSAQVPELLEEYADKPLYLLIALWCRHQNSWIDRQQISDAFAITERRATFQISYILRHKEMIECQSRKSRGDDTGRLRLQIKVQEVDLNRPARRTYAEMPGEVKQPEIAEKEPVNDWRWVLMRQPPVCK; this is encoded by the coding sequence GTGGACGTAAAAGACAGAAGTACTAAGTCTCCGCTGCGTAAAGTCGTGGCGCAAAGCAACCATGACAGTGCACAAGTCCCAGAACTTCTGGAGGAGTATGCGGATAAACCTCTCTATCTGTTGATCGCGTTGTGGTGCCGGCATCAGAACAGCTGGATAGACCGACAACAAATCTCCGACGCTTTTGCGATTACCGAACGGCGGGCGACCTTTCAGATCTCCTACATTTTGCGGCACAAGGAGATGATTGAATGTCAGAGCAGAAAATCGCGGGGTGATGACACCGGGAGATTACGCTTACAAATCAAAGTGCAGGAGGTGGACTTAAACAGACCCGCGCGCAGGACGTATGCCGAAATGCCTGGGGAAGTTAAACAACCGGAGATAGCAGAAAAAGAACCCGTAAACGACTGGCGATGGGTGTTGATGCGGCAGCCGCCAGTATGCAAATGA
- a CDS encoding autotransporter outer membrane beta-barrel domain-containing protein, which translates to MTDANSQSNIAPTVHATAQSIYNNVVSSTNQTVLANANSAWTPVTVNLDQSMLNGKVTGTTTLFNPVDYAHQSAERVLTWNPDLTVKNGSVWNAAARSNGQGTEVAVSNLHDLNLTASTLNLVNLNSQTSTLGGKNRSQDLSTARVVVHNNLTQDKDVNGNYLGSQIIIGDSIVAPLLDLGGEYEWGSLQVKGSAAGNYLLHIASSGIEPYVYNDYLDDAQHNAEVGHSFVNYKDANSDATFTGKTELGVYQYIASDEYDDTLPGERNVYFKRSGKLSNPAATALSIPAAQVNVATLESNALAKHLNASRNSNDDGGVWISYFGGKNEQRVSAGADYDLKTNGVMLGVDNRFDIEKNGSWLAGLAFSSARSNLSVMNSTGDLDSYGAQFYLSRRFENGLIVDTQGQFDHFSNSASVRMLDGRKAHAEFSGNGYGLGMKVGYTWEDNGLFVEPYVKATGRAFYGAHYTLTNGMVVNGNDYKSLQGELGADVGYTFEMGAGHLKPYLHLAGINEFADNNKTRVNNATLNNSIDGAAIQLGLGAEMKVTDNFGGYVAYDYTKGHDSERPWQTTVGVNYSW; encoded by the coding sequence GTGACTGATGCCAACTCACAGTCCAACATTGCGCCAACCGTGCATGCCACCGCGCAGTCAATTTATAACAACGTGGTCAGCAGTACGAATCAAACCGTGTTGGCCAATGCCAACAGTGCCTGGACACCCGTGACCGTTAATCTGGACCAGAGCATGTTAAACGGTAAGGTCACCGGCACCACCACGCTCTTCAATCCTGTCGATTATGCTCACCAGAGCGCTGAGCGGGTGCTGACGTGGAACCCGGATTTGACCGTGAAAAACGGCTCGGTATGGAATGCCGCTGCGCGTTCTAATGGCCAGGGAACGGAAGTCGCGGTCAGCAATCTGCATGACCTGAACCTGACTGCCTCAACGCTGAATCTGGTGAACCTGAACAGCCAAACGTCGACCCTGGGCGGTAAAAATCGCTCCCAGGACCTCAGCACCGCACGCGTGGTGGTGCATAACAACCTGACGCAGGATAAAGACGTTAACGGCAACTACCTTGGCTCGCAGATTATTATTGGTGACAGTATTGTCGCTCCGCTGCTGGACCTGGGCGGCGAATATGAATGGGGTTCTCTGCAGGTAAAAGGCAGCGCTGCGGGTAATTATCTGCTGCATATCGCCAGCTCCGGCATTGAACCTTACGTTTACAACGACTATCTGGACGATGCTCAACACAACGCAGAAGTTGGCCACAGCTTTGTAAACTACAAAGACGCTAACAGCGATGCGACCTTCACCGGTAAAACTGAGCTGGGTGTATACCAGTACATCGCGTCCGATGAGTATGACGACACCTTACCGGGCGAGCGTAACGTCTACTTCAAACGCAGCGGCAAACTCTCCAACCCTGCCGCCACCGCACTGAGCATCCCGGCGGCTCAGGTCAACGTAGCAACCTTAGAGTCGAATGCACTGGCTAAACATCTGAACGCTTCGCGTAATTCTAACGATGACGGCGGCGTGTGGATTTCTTACTTCGGCGGTAAAAACGAACAGCGTGTATCTGCAGGTGCTGACTATGACCTGAAGACCAACGGCGTGATGCTGGGTGTGGATAACCGTTTCGACATTGAGAAAAACGGCAGCTGGCTGGCCGGTTTAGCCTTCAGCTCCGCGCGTTCTAACCTCAGCGTAATGAACAGCACGGGCGACCTGGATAGCTACGGTGCGCAGTTCTACCTGTCCCGTCGCTTTGAGAATGGCCTGATTGTTGATACCCAGGGCCAGTTCGATCACTTCAGCAACAGTGCCTCGGTGCGGATGCTGGACGGTCGCAAAGCGCATGCGGAGTTCTCCGGCAACGGTTACGGCCTCGGCATGAAGGTGGGTTACACCTGGGAAGACAACGGACTGTTTGTTGAACCTTACGTGAAAGCCACCGGACGCGCGTTCTACGGTGCCCACTACACCCTGACCAACGGCATGGTCGTCAACGGGAATGATTATAAATCCCTGCAGGGTGAACTGGGAGCAGATGTTGGCTACACCTTCGAGATGGGCGCCGGTCACCTGAAGCCTTACCTGCATCTGGCTGGCATCAACGAGTTTGCTGACAACAACAAAACTCGGGTGAATAACGCCACGCTGAACAACAGTATTGATGGCGCAGCCATTCAGCTTGGCCTGGGTGCCGAAATGAAAGTAACCGACAACTTTGGGGGTTACGTCGCCTATGACTACACCAAGGGCCATGATTCTGAACGACCATGGCAGACCACTGTCGGTGTGAACTACAGCTGGTAA
- a CDS encoding ABC transporter ATP-binding protein, with the protein MIELSVENLHLTYGDNPVLKGVSMQLKKGEVVSLLGPSGSGKTTLLRAVAGLEKPTQGNIVIGDKTVYAGNPRSEIPAEERNLGLVFQSYALWPHKTVFENVAYPLKLRKVASAEIKQRVQSVLEQLGLGHLGQRHPHQLSGGQQQRVAIGRALVYNPPVILLDEPLSNLDAKLREEARVFLRELIVKLGLSALMVTHDQNEAMAISDRILLLNNGVIVQQGTPQEMYGSPATLFTAEFMGSNNRLHGKVTEVSEGKARIQGVDWALWGRAAEGVTVGQDATAVIRVERVRLTDGPEENALALPLLTSMYLGDRWEYLFRTAGDDFVIRAYGTELRDPAHCHLSLPAAHVWIFPKG; encoded by the coding sequence ATGATTGAGCTATCCGTAGAAAATCTGCATCTGACCTATGGCGACAATCCGGTGCTGAAAGGCGTCTCTATGCAGCTGAAAAAGGGCGAGGTGGTGTCGCTACTGGGCCCTTCCGGCAGCGGCAAAACCACGCTGCTGCGCGCGGTCGCCGGGCTGGAGAAACCCACGCAGGGCAACATTGTTATTGGCGACAAAACCGTTTATGCCGGCAATCCGCGCAGTGAGATCCCGGCGGAAGAACGCAATCTTGGGCTGGTGTTCCAGTCTTATGCCTTATGGCCACACAAGACGGTGTTTGAGAACGTCGCCTACCCGCTGAAGCTGCGTAAGGTCGCCTCGGCGGAGATTAAGCAGCGCGTGCAGTCGGTGCTGGAACAGCTGGGCCTCGGTCATCTTGGCCAGCGGCATCCGCACCAGCTGTCGGGCGGACAGCAGCAGCGCGTGGCGATTGGTCGTGCGCTGGTCTACAACCCGCCGGTGATTTTGCTGGATGAACCGCTGTCCAACCTGGATGCCAAGCTGCGTGAAGAGGCGAGGGTGTTTCTGCGTGAGCTGATCGTCAAGCTGGGGCTGTCGGCATTGATGGTCACCCACGATCAGAACGAAGCGATGGCCATTTCCGACCGCATTCTGTTGCTGAACAACGGTGTGATTGTGCAGCAGGGCACGCCGCAGGAGATGTACGGTTCGCCTGCCACGCTGTTCACCGCCGAGTTTATGGGCAGCAACAATCGCCTGCACGGCAAGGTGACGGAGGTCAGCGAGGGCAAAGCGCGGATTCAGGGCGTGGACTGGGCATTATGGGGACGGGCAGCCGAAGGGGTGACCGTCGGACAGGATGCCACCGCGGTCATTCGCGTCGAGCGGGTACGCCTGACCGACGGTCCGGAGGAGAATGCGCTGGCCTTGCCATTGCTGACCAGCATGTACCTGGGCGACCGCTGGGAATACCTGTTCCGCACGGCGGGCGATGACTTTGTGATCCGCGCCTACGGCACAGAACTGCGCGACCCGGCGCACTGTCATCTGTCACTGCCAGCCGCGCACGTGTGGATTTTCCCGAAAGGCTAA